Proteins from one Macrobrachium rosenbergii isolate ZJJX-2024 chromosome 14, ASM4041242v1, whole genome shotgun sequence genomic window:
- the LOC136845912 gene encoding uncharacterized protein isoform X1, giving the protein MDFEMDNCVHDQELRSVSLLRNLQNINNAKDDDAFMDYGAPETTDPLPPLIRRNSSKRNMNAGSENKENKLSRYPTLLKSKSVPRTNSALGKNSNLFGSFRSADGPLGVVEIGRSSSLKNYDYFPKTDSIQDEDKDVVCLGDDISKVSLQVSTEEFSRSTGCVALRAACRNDSVAEGTCGESPRHENKEESQEGNLGNLESRSDEHEENEDSREMTSVQHESLDNTESSHGVNRETEQLNEEGNQFQVRGLLTSANEPITNCKENEEVLSSLFRVSSETTDVCSDGNHQSIVDPVNDEEVYQAYQMNADKPMDSTTRSLPENTVPVHEINILPSEDNTEQISVKSTQMQHLDMTTEDQSSCQNIRKNSVSILSSNQITPKEQAEDVDYLFQKRNYTKIVLNWLKRVNNAEDIQVTNAEKGNPSSILETKSGKECQTRPSKRRASSPSENSLVIKRAKTLSPKAKTSPMITRFSKNILKNQSPNHAASHIAQKKVQLFKAVEEGDLVATRKLLNHTGPSIRNGKKNDTLLHTAAINNQIDVFIYLLGLISPNVVNKDGQTPAHVAAAKGYTQILKVLSSDTQFDPDKRDAKQRTFRDLLVAPLFKAVLDGDHKKAKNFLKLGADPDGHAGELVNGVLARELRVTSPRQLANTLHGEQFFSGFPQVCSPKCNNICSGVMDVLDTDQTGVNCGGYVCVLDYQTFVGNPQLDRKNSSSKVSNLTQLFKKVGYKGSIHTSLSLEETRKTLTSLRDSSALTECRYAVFVISSHGINKSFLTSDQKVLTADWVMGFFRDSDCPRLKNKPKLFIFDFDSTCHLEKIDMRREKVAPRVEEPLTNMISLSSENFMTGVSEKYCFLAVLCETLMHHGRGKDIVEVHRNLMKAYTNLGHSPMVQMSNFGFTGKLNLIP; this is encoded by the exons ATGGATTTTGAGATGGACAATTGCGTCCACG ATCAGGAGCTCCGTAGCGTTTCGTTGTTAAGAAACCTACAG AATATCAACAACGCGAAAGACGACGACGCTTTCATGGACTACGGCGCCCCGGAAACTACTGATCCTCTTCCTCCCCTCATCAGAAGGAACTCTAGCAAGAGGAACATGAACGCAGgatcagaaaataaagaaaacaagctcTCCAGATATCCTACCTTGCTGAAATCCAAGAGCGTCCCACGGACGAACAGTGCCCTTGGGAAAAACAGCAATTTGTTTGGCTCCTTCAGATCAGCTGATGGGCCGTTGGGTGTGGTCGAGATTGGTCGTAGTTCCTCTCTCAAAAATTACGATTATTTTCCAAAAACTGACAGCATTCAAGATGAGGATAAGGATGTTGTTTGTCTGGGAGATGATATCAGTAAAGTGTCTCTGCAGGTTTCCACGGAGGAATTTTCAAGGTCAACAGGATGCGTCGCTTTACGTGCTGCTTGTCGTAATGACTCTGTAGCAGAGGGTACCTGTGGAGAATCGCCACGTCATGAAAACAAGGAAGAATCACAAGAGGGGAATTTAGGAAATTTAGAATCACGCAGTGATGAAcacgaagaaaatgaagattcaCGTGAAATGACCAGTGTTCAGCATGAATCTCTTGACAATACTGAATCAAGTCATGGTGTAAATCGTGAAACAGAACAGTTGAATGAAGAAGGAAATCAGTTTCAAGTGCGTGGCCTTCTAACTAGTGCTAATGAACCCATAACAAATTGTAAAGAAAACGAGGAAgtgctatcttctttatttcGTGTATCTTCAGAAACTACTGATGTATGCAGCGATGGAAATCATCAGTCAATTGTTGATCCAGTAAATGATGAGGAAGTTTATCAAGCTTATCAAATGAACGCAGACAAGCCGATGGATTCCACAACAAGGTCGTTGCCTGAAAACACAGTTCCTGTTCATGAGATAAACATTTTACCGTCAGAGGATAATACAGAACAGATATCAGTGAAATCCACTCAAATGCAGCATCTAGACATGACAACTGAAGATCAGTCTTCGTGCCAAAATATTCGGAAAAATTCAGTAAGTATCCTGTCGTCAAATCAAATCACACCCAAAGAACAAGCAGAGGATGTCGACTACTTATTTCAGAAGCGAAATTATACTAAGATCGTTTTAAATTGGCTTAAACGAGTTAACAATGCAGAAGACATCCAAGTAACAAATGCAGAAAAAGGAAACCCTTCCAGTATTTTGGAAACCAAATCTGGAAAGGAATGTCAGACCAGACCTTCCAAAAGAAGAGCATCATCGCCATCAGAAAATAGTCTAGTCATTAAAAGAGCAAAGACTTTATCTCCGAAAGCAAAAACAAGCCCTATGATAACgagattttcaaaaaatatactcaaaaaccagtccccaaatcATGCTGCATCTCATATTGCTCAGAAAAAG GTACAACTCTTCAAAGCTGTCGAGGAGGGTGACCTAGTTGCCACCAGAAAGCTGCTGAATCACACAGGACCTTCAATCAGAAATGGCAAGAAAAACGACACACTGTTGCACACTGCTGCAATCAACAATCAGATCGATGTTTTCATCTATTTGCTTGGTCTAATCAGCCCTAATGTAGTAAATAAGGACGGCCAGACACCAGCTCATGTTGCAGCAGCTAAAGGATACACACAGATTTTGAAAGTATTGTCATCTGATACACAATTTGATCCCGACAAAAGAGACGCCAAGCAAAGGACATTCAGAGACCTA TTAGTTGCTCCATTATTCAAAGCCGTTCTCGACGGAGATCACAAGAAGGCAAAGAACTTCCTGAAACTTGGAGCAGATCCTGATGGCCATGCTGGAGAATTAGTGAATGGGGTACTAGCAAGGGAACTGAGAGTAACCTCACCACGTCAGTTGGCAAATACACTGCACGGAGAACAGTTCTTCAGCGGTTTCCCTCAG GTGTGTTCACCAAAATGCAATAATATCTGCTCTGGTGTGATGGATGTACTTGACACTGATCAAACTGGAGTCAACTGTGGAGGCTACGTCTGTGTTCTAGACTACCAAACCTTTGTTGGAAACCCTCAGCTAGATCGCAAGAACTCAAGCAGCAAAGTATCTAATCTGACACAACTGTTTAAAAAAGTGGGATATAAAGGAAGCATCCATACCTCACTGTCTCTTGAAGAAACCAGAAAAACACTTACAAGTCTGAGAGACAGCAGTGCACTGACAGAGTGTCGGTATGCTGTTTTCGTCATCTCCAGTCACGGCATCAACAAATCCTTCCTGACCTCTGACCAGAAAGTGCTCACAGCTGATTGGGTGATGGGATTCTTCAGAGACTCTGATTGCCCTCGGCTCAAGAATAAGCCCAAGCTTTTCATTTTCGACTTTGATTCGACTTGTCATCTTGAGAAGATTGATATGAGACGTGAGAAAGTTGCTCCCAGAGTAGAGGAACCATTGACCAACATGATTTCCTTGTCTTCTGAGAACTTCATGACAGGAGTTTCTGAAAAGTACTGTTTCTTGGCAGTCTTGTGCGAGACTCTGATGCACCATGGCAGAGGGAAAGATATAGTTGAGGTTCACAGAAACCTGATGAAGGCTTACACAAACCTGGGTCATAGTCCTATGGTGCAAATGAGTAACTTCGGTTTCACCGGAAAACTTAATCTTATTCCATAG
- the LOC136845912 gene encoding uncharacterized protein isoform X2, with protein MDFEMDNCVHDQELRSVSLLRNLQNINNAKDDDAFMDYGAPETTDPLPPLIRRNSSKRNMNAGSENKENKLSRYPTLLKSKSVPRTNSALGKNSNLFGSFRSADGPLGVVEIGRSSSLKNYDYFPKTDSIQDEDKDVVCLGDDISKVSLQVSTEEFSRSTGCVALRAACRNDSVAEGTCGESPRHENKEESQEGNLGNLESRSDEHEENEDSREMTSVQHESLDNTESSHGVNRETEQLNEEGNQFQVRGLLTSANEPITNCKENEEVLSSLFRVSSETTDVCSDGNHQSIVDPVNDEEVYQAYQMNADKPMDSTTRSLPENTVPVHEINILPSEDNTEQISVKSTQMQHLDMTTEDQSSCQNIRKNSVSILSSNQITPKEQAEDVDYLFQKRNYTKIVLNWLKRVNNAEDIQVTNAEKGNPSSILETKSGKECQTRPSKRRASSPSENSLVIKRAKTLSPKAKTSPMITRFSKNILKNQSPNHAASHIAQKKVQLFKAVEEGDLVATRKLLNHTGPSIRNGKKNDTLLHTAAINNQIDVFIYLLGLISPNVVNKDGQTPAHVAAAKGYTQILKVLSSDTQFDPDKRDAKQRTFRDLVIAPLFKAVLDGDHKKAKNFLKLGADPDGHAGELVNGVLARELRVTSPRQLANTLHGEQFFSGFPQVCSPKCNNICSGVMDVLDTDQTGVNCGGYVCVLDYQTFVGNPQLDRKNSSSKVSNLTQLFKKVGYKGSIHTSLSLEETRKTLTSLRDSSALTECRYAVFVISSHGINKSFLTSDQKVLTADWVMGFFRDSDCPRLKNKPKLFIFDFDSTCHLEKIDMRREKVAPRVEEPLTNMISLSSENFMTGVSEKYCFLAVLCETLMHHGRGKDIVEVHRNLMKAYTNLGHSPMVQMSNFGFTGKLNLIP; from the exons ATGGATTTTGAGATGGACAATTGCGTCCACG ATCAGGAGCTCCGTAGCGTTTCGTTGTTAAGAAACCTACAG AATATCAACAACGCGAAAGACGACGACGCTTTCATGGACTACGGCGCCCCGGAAACTACTGATCCTCTTCCTCCCCTCATCAGAAGGAACTCTAGCAAGAGGAACATGAACGCAGgatcagaaaataaagaaaacaagctcTCCAGATATCCTACCTTGCTGAAATCCAAGAGCGTCCCACGGACGAACAGTGCCCTTGGGAAAAACAGCAATTTGTTTGGCTCCTTCAGATCAGCTGATGGGCCGTTGGGTGTGGTCGAGATTGGTCGTAGTTCCTCTCTCAAAAATTACGATTATTTTCCAAAAACTGACAGCATTCAAGATGAGGATAAGGATGTTGTTTGTCTGGGAGATGATATCAGTAAAGTGTCTCTGCAGGTTTCCACGGAGGAATTTTCAAGGTCAACAGGATGCGTCGCTTTACGTGCTGCTTGTCGTAATGACTCTGTAGCAGAGGGTACCTGTGGAGAATCGCCACGTCATGAAAACAAGGAAGAATCACAAGAGGGGAATTTAGGAAATTTAGAATCACGCAGTGATGAAcacgaagaaaatgaagattcaCGTGAAATGACCAGTGTTCAGCATGAATCTCTTGACAATACTGAATCAAGTCATGGTGTAAATCGTGAAACAGAACAGTTGAATGAAGAAGGAAATCAGTTTCAAGTGCGTGGCCTTCTAACTAGTGCTAATGAACCCATAACAAATTGTAAAGAAAACGAGGAAgtgctatcttctttatttcGTGTATCTTCAGAAACTACTGATGTATGCAGCGATGGAAATCATCAGTCAATTGTTGATCCAGTAAATGATGAGGAAGTTTATCAAGCTTATCAAATGAACGCAGACAAGCCGATGGATTCCACAACAAGGTCGTTGCCTGAAAACACAGTTCCTGTTCATGAGATAAACATTTTACCGTCAGAGGATAATACAGAACAGATATCAGTGAAATCCACTCAAATGCAGCATCTAGACATGACAACTGAAGATCAGTCTTCGTGCCAAAATATTCGGAAAAATTCAGTAAGTATCCTGTCGTCAAATCAAATCACACCCAAAGAACAAGCAGAGGATGTCGACTACTTATTTCAGAAGCGAAATTATACTAAGATCGTTTTAAATTGGCTTAAACGAGTTAACAATGCAGAAGACATCCAAGTAACAAATGCAGAAAAAGGAAACCCTTCCAGTATTTTGGAAACCAAATCTGGAAAGGAATGTCAGACCAGACCTTCCAAAAGAAGAGCATCATCGCCATCAGAAAATAGTCTAGTCATTAAAAGAGCAAAGACTTTATCTCCGAAAGCAAAAACAAGCCCTATGATAACgagattttcaaaaaatatactcaaaaaccagtccccaaatcATGCTGCATCTCATATTGCTCAGAAAAAG GTACAACTCTTCAAAGCTGTCGAGGAGGGTGACCTAGTTGCCACCAGAAAGCTGCTGAATCACACAGGACCTTCAATCAGAAATGGCAAGAAAAACGACACACTGTTGCACACTGCTGCAATCAACAATCAGATCGATGTTTTCATCTATTTGCTTGGTCTAATCAGCCCTAATGTAGTAAATAAGGACGGCCAGACACCAGCTCATGTTGCAGCAGCTAAAGGATACACACAGATTTTGAAAGTATTGTCATCTGATACACAATTTGATCCCGACAAAAGAGACGCCAAGCAAAGGACATTCAGAGACCTAGTAA TTGCTCCATTATTCAAAGCCGTTCTCGACGGAGATCACAAGAAGGCAAAGAACTTCCTGAAACTTGGAGCAGATCCTGATGGCCATGCTGGAGAATTAGTGAATGGGGTACTAGCAAGGGAACTGAGAGTAACCTCACCACGTCAGTTGGCAAATACACTGCACGGAGAACAGTTCTTCAGCGGTTTCCCTCAG GTGTGTTCACCAAAATGCAATAATATCTGCTCTGGTGTGATGGATGTACTTGACACTGATCAAACTGGAGTCAACTGTGGAGGCTACGTCTGTGTTCTAGACTACCAAACCTTTGTTGGAAACCCTCAGCTAGATCGCAAGAACTCAAGCAGCAAAGTATCTAATCTGACACAACTGTTTAAAAAAGTGGGATATAAAGGAAGCATCCATACCTCACTGTCTCTTGAAGAAACCAGAAAAACACTTACAAGTCTGAGAGACAGCAGTGCACTGACAGAGTGTCGGTATGCTGTTTTCGTCATCTCCAGTCACGGCATCAACAAATCCTTCCTGACCTCTGACCAGAAAGTGCTCACAGCTGATTGGGTGATGGGATTCTTCAGAGACTCTGATTGCCCTCGGCTCAAGAATAAGCCCAAGCTTTTCATTTTCGACTTTGATTCGACTTGTCATCTTGAGAAGATTGATATGAGACGTGAGAAAGTTGCTCCCAGAGTAGAGGAACCATTGACCAACATGATTTCCTTGTCTTCTGAGAACTTCATGACAGGAGTTTCTGAAAAGTACTGTTTCTTGGCAGTCTTGTGCGAGACTCTGATGCACCATGGCAGAGGGAAAGATATAGTTGAGGTTCACAGAAACCTGATGAAGGCTTACACAAACCTGGGTCATAGTCCTATGGTGCAAATGAGTAACTTCGGTTTCACCGGAAAACTTAATCTTATTCCATAG
- the LOC136845527 gene encoding neurofilament light polypeptide-like, with protein MKSKNSADASFDEILSASSAETVNYHREKDQTPEDQPPEEDQTSEDQAPEDQSSEEEQPSEGDQATEEDQILEDRTPGDQILEEDQTPEEDHISEKDQRPEDQQSNKGL; from the exons ATGAAGTCCAAGAATAGTGCTGATGCTTCTTTTGATGAGATCCTGAGTGCATCATCAGCAGAAACTGTGAATTATCACAGAG AGAAAGACCAGACACCAGAAGACCAGCCACCAGAGGAAGACCAGACATCAGAAGACCAGGCACCAGAAGATCAGTCATCAGAAGAGGAACAGCCATCCGAAGGAGACCAGGCAACTGAAGAAGATCAGATATTAGAAGACCGGACACCAGGAGACCAGATATTAGAAGAAGACCAAACACCGGAAGAAGACCACATATCAGAAAAAGACCAGAGACCAGAAGATCAGCAGTCAAACAAAGGACTATAG
- the LOC136845526 gene encoding 110 kDa antigen-like: MEEDQTAEVDETTEEDQTPGYQLSDEDKTSEEDHILEEDQTLDDQTPEEDETTEEDQTAEEDETTEEDQTPEYQPSNEDKTSEEEQILEEDQTSEEDQTPEEHQTPEEDQLTEQDQITEQDQTSEDQPSQEDQTPEENHVLQKDQVLSEKEFNSSDQTSTTVASGNEENVVLSKENNQEQTEVINAKVNAFFLLDNPK, encoded by the coding sequence ATGGAAGAGGACCAAACTGCAGAAGTAGACGAGACTACAGAAGAAGATCAGACACCAGGATACCAGCTATCAGACGAAGACAAGACATCAGAAGAAGACCATATATTAGAAGAAGACCAGACATTAGATGATCAGACTCCAGAAGAAGACGAGACTACAGAAGAAGACCAAACTGCAGAAGAAGACGAGACTACAGAAGAAGATCAGACACCAGAATACCAGCCATCAAACGAAGACAAGACATCAGAGGAAGAGCAGATATTAGAAGAAGACCAGACATCAGAAGAAGACCAAACACCAGAAGAACACCAGACACCAGAAGAAGACCAGCTCACAGAACAAGACCAAATCACAGAACAAGACCAAACATCAGAAGACCAGCCATCACAAGAAGATCAGACACCAGAAGAAAACCATGTACTACAAAAAGACCAGGTGCTTAGTGAAAAAGAGTTCAACTCTTCTGATCAGACATCAACTACAGTAGCcagtggaaatgaagaaaatgtggTCTTATCAAAAGAGAATAACCAGGAGCAGACTGAAGTAATCAACGCAAAAGTAAATGCTTTCTTCCTTTTAgataacccaaaataa
- the LOC136845525 gene encoding uncharacterized protein, producing the protein MYVRLVQDMYEGAKTQVRSSVELTEWIPVRAGLHQGSATGDGNLDVEITHRVQAGWKNLRQMPGVLCNRRLNIEVKGRAHKTVVRRALIYGAETRPVKRVQEKKLDAVEMKMLRWMCGVTKMDRIKKERIRGTTKVVDYQRMSRKEDCSGMAM; encoded by the exons atgtatgtgaggttggtccaagatatgtatgaaggagcaaaaacgcaggttagaagcagtgttgagttaactgaatggataccagtaagagctGGTTTACATCAAGGATCTGCt actggtgatggaaatttggatgtagaaataacacacagagtgcaggctggatggaaaaatttgAGACAGATGCCAGGTGTCTTGTGCAACCGCAGACTCAACATAGAGGTTAAAGGAAGGGCgcataagacagtagtgagacgaGCCTTGATTTATGGAGCAGAAACAAGGCCAGTAAAGAGAGTgcaggagaagaaattggatgcggtagagatgaaaatgctcaggtggatgtgtggagtaacaaaaatggacaggatcaagaaggaaagaataagaggaactactaaagtcgtagactATCAAAGAAtgtccaggaaagaagactgcagtggtatggccatgtga